In a single window of the Prosthecobacter sp. SYSU 5D2 genome:
- a CDS encoding CocE/NonD family hydrolase yields the protein MVSARDLAVEVTRNVAVPMRDGVVLRADVFRPATGGPYPVLVMRTPYGKQGKKFDAYVKAGYIVVCQDARGRYESEGEYESFYRFDTHDAEDGYDTVEWAARLPGSNGKTGTFGASYNAFLQWRLAPLRPPSLVAMAASSIPPRLTQLEGPGTIRPGRRLSWFYAGMSPDMRKRSGAPGPVTKAEAQKLWKSGEEKRLMQFLPWLDLPDSVFEGEAAAVKHWLRNPHLDPCALLDGCPQVAVPNLDIIGWFDHCNDSIELDQALMQHGSTAAARQTRLIIGPWSHSGRGKRKQGTVDFGPAAVLNLAAEEIRWFDRWLKGKTADASPAPPVRIFIMGANQWRDENEWPLSRAVPHTFYLGGKGSANTPAGGGQLSQEPSAVGTNSYTYDPRDPVPTLWTPAMFTVPAEQAPLAERQDILVYQSQPLTAPLEVTGYPQVILHAASTAPDTDFFARLIDVAPDGSTRDITMGMVRARYRNGLADPRLLTPGEVTEYKITLRPTANQFQKGHRIRLDITSSDFPNYDRNHNTAADPNSNARLENAEQTVHHGGIRSSRIILPVIP from the coding sequence TTGGTATCCGCCAGAGACCTGGCTGTTGAGGTCACCCGCAATGTCGCCGTACCGATGCGGGACGGGGTGGTCCTGCGAGCGGATGTCTTCCGGCCAGCCACGGGAGGACCCTATCCGGTGCTGGTGATGCGTACGCCTTATGGCAAGCAGGGGAAAAAGTTCGATGCGTATGTGAAGGCGGGATACATCGTCGTCTGCCAAGATGCGCGCGGACGATATGAGTCGGAGGGGGAATATGAATCTTTTTACCGCTTCGATACTCATGATGCCGAGGACGGTTATGACACGGTGGAGTGGGCCGCCCGGCTGCCAGGTTCCAACGGCAAGACCGGTACCTTTGGGGCTTCATACAATGCTTTCCTGCAATGGCGGCTTGCCCCGCTCCGGCCACCTTCCCTGGTCGCCATGGCGGCGAGCTCCATTCCGCCCCGCCTCACCCAGCTTGAGGGACCTGGAACCATTCGGCCAGGCCGGCGTCTGTCCTGGTTTTATGCCGGCATGTCACCGGACATGCGCAAGCGCTCCGGAGCCCCCGGTCCCGTCACCAAGGCCGAGGCGCAGAAACTGTGGAAAAGTGGCGAGGAAAAACGGCTCATGCAATTTCTGCCCTGGCTGGACCTGCCGGACAGCGTGTTTGAGGGGGAAGCCGCCGCCGTCAAACACTGGCTGCGAAACCCGCATCTGGACCCCTGTGCCCTCCTCGACGGCTGTCCCCAAGTCGCCGTGCCCAATCTGGACATCATCGGTTGGTTTGACCATTGCAATGACTCCATCGAGCTGGACCAGGCCCTCATGCAGCATGGAAGCACTGCTGCAGCACGCCAGACACGCCTCATCATCGGCCCCTGGAGTCATAGCGGGCGTGGCAAGCGCAAGCAGGGTACGGTGGACTTCGGCCCCGCTGCAGTCTTGAACCTGGCAGCGGAGGAGATCCGCTGGTTTGACCGCTGGCTCAAAGGCAAAACGGCAGATGCCTCCCCCGCGCCGCCCGTGCGCATCTTCATCATGGGGGCCAATCAATGGCGGGATGAAAACGAATGGCCGCTGAGCCGTGCGGTGCCGCACACTTTTTACCTGGGCGGCAAAGGCAGTGCCAACACCCCTGCCGGGGGTGGCCAGCTCAGTCAGGAGCCTTCGGCCGTTGGCACAAACAGTTATACTTACGATCCTCGCGACCCTGTCCCCACCCTCTGGACGCCTGCCATGTTCACCGTCCCGGCGGAGCAGGCTCCTCTCGCGGAGCGACAGGACATTCTCGTTTATCAAAGCCAGCCCCTCACAGCCCCGCTGGAGGTCACCGGTTATCCGCAGGTCATTCTCCATGCGGCTTCCACCGCTCCAGATACGGACTTCTTCGCGCGGTTAATTGATGTGGCCCCGGATGGCAGCACCCGGGACATCACCATGGGCATGGTTCGTGCCCGTTATCGGAATGGCCTGGCGGACCCCAGACTGCTCACGCCAGGTGAAGTCACCGAATACAAGATCACTCTCCGACCCACGGCCAACCAGTTTCAAAAGGGCCACCGCATCCGTCTGGACATCACCAGTTCAGACTTCCCCAATTACGACCGCAACCACAACACGGCTGCTGATCCCAACAGCAATGCACGGCTGGAAAACGCCGAACAAACAGTTCATCACGGAGGCATCCGCTCCTCCCGCATCATCCTGCCTGTGATCCCTTAG
- a CDS encoding polyprenyl synthetase family protein: MSDLKTYLTDRCAYVDAVLDLLIPSAETAPATIHKAMRHSVFAGGKRLRPILCLAAAEASGGSKESASFAAAAVECLHTYSLIHDDLPSMDNDDFRRGVPTCHKVYGDGIAILAGDALQALAFEILVKTPVTVRYGAGALVTELARTAGSLHLVGGQVADLEGEGQKLPLESLRFIHENKTAALLTTSLKLGGMCADCQPEELQALQDFGMATGLAFQIIDDILDVTQTSEKLGKSAGKDLASEKSTYPALIGLDASRDEAHRLTQVAHDALAVFGNRGGRLRELADYLLARDY, encoded by the coding sequence ATGTCCGACCTGAAAACCTATCTGACTGACCGCTGCGCCTATGTGGACGCAGTCCTTGACCTGCTGATCCCCTCCGCCGAGACCGCCCCGGCGACGATCCACAAGGCCATGCGTCACAGCGTCTTTGCCGGCGGCAAAAGACTGCGGCCCATCCTCTGCCTCGCAGCGGCGGAGGCCAGCGGCGGCAGCAAGGAAAGCGCCTCCTTTGCAGCAGCGGCGGTGGAGTGCCTGCACACTTATTCTCTGATCCATGATGACCTGCCCAGTATGGACAATGACGATTTCCGCCGGGGCGTGCCCACCTGCCACAAGGTCTATGGAGACGGCATCGCCATCCTGGCCGGGGATGCCCTGCAGGCGCTGGCCTTTGAGATCTTGGTGAAGACACCCGTCACTGTCCGCTATGGTGCCGGTGCCCTGGTCACAGAACTCGCCCGCACCGCCGGCAGCCTGCACCTTGTGGGTGGCCAGGTGGCGGATCTGGAGGGTGAAGGGCAAAAGCTCCCTCTGGAATCCCTGCGTTTCATTCATGAAAATAAGACTGCCGCCCTGCTGACCACCAGCCTGAAGCTGGGCGGCATGTGCGCGGACTGCCAGCCTGAGGAGCTGCAGGCCCTCCAGGACTTCGGCATGGCCACCGGACTGGCCTTCCAGATCATTGATGACATCCTGGACGTGACCCAGACCAGTGAAAAACTGGGCAAGAGCGCCGGCAAAGACCTCGCTTCCGAGAAGTCCACCTATCCGGCCCTCATCGGCCTGGACGCCTCCCGCGATGAGGCTCACCGCCTCACCCAGGTGGCGCACGATGCCCTGGCCGTATTTGGCAACCGGGGAGGCAGGCTGCGCGAGCTGGCAGACTACCTGCTCGCGCGGGACTATTGA
- a CDS encoding helix-turn-helix domain-containing protein: MESHEVIRQALDKGHVKEIAAKMGVSLSLVYKWGQRDEEEGSGASNPLDRVRQLYELTGDDHLIQWLCHKAEGVLVKNPPTCKLAGREVMLGTQEIVQQFADLLAAISHAASDNSITQDESKKIRHEWDELKRLTERFVKWCEAGDFAHLAEDLSRNHH; this comes from the coding sequence ATGGAGTCTCACGAAGTCATCCGCCAGGCCTTGGACAAAGGGCATGTGAAAGAAATCGCGGCCAAAATGGGCGTGTCATTGTCCCTGGTCTATAAGTGGGGACAGCGCGATGAAGAGGAAGGCAGCGGTGCCTCCAATCCCCTGGACCGCGTGCGCCAGCTTTACGAGCTGACAGGGGATGACCACCTCATCCAGTGGCTCTGCCACAAGGCCGAAGGCGTGCTGGTGAAGAACCCGCCCACCTGCAAGCTGGCCGGTCGCGAGGTGATGCTGGGCACCCAGGAGATCGTCCAGCAGTTTGCCGATCTGCTGGCCGCCATCAGCCATGCAGCTTCTGACAACAGCATCACCCAGGATGAGTCCAAAAAAATCCGCCATGAATGGGATGAACTGAAACGGCTGACCGAGCGCTTTGTGAAATGGTGTGAAGCGGGAGACTTTGCCCACCTGGCTGAGGATCTCAGCCGCAACCATCATTGA